Within the Oncorhynchus masou masou isolate Uvic2021 chromosome 1, UVic_Omas_1.1, whole genome shotgun sequence genome, the region GAGCAGTCTGCCGTTACACTGCTGGAGCCAAACAAGCTATCTGGGACGGTTTCTCATTTGGTTTGATTGGAAGTGATTCTGCAGGGTTGTATTTATTTTCTCTCATTTTGAAAAAGGGTCAACAAATAATTACGCTGTAGTCAAACATGCGTGCAGGAGAGATGTCTATTATTTAATAGACATTTTCTGTCCGCTGGCCAAATATGAAACATAGAttagaggaggctggtgagaatgggctcattgtaatggaatAGAGTCAAACgtgtttccatatgtttgataccattccatttcagccattacaatgagcccatcctcctatggctcctcccaccagcctcataTGATAGATTTTGTGTCACACCCTCCCTGGCTGTCATTTGTAAGGGGTGCTCCCTGAATGCCAATTAGATCAATGTTTACAATGGTTTCTAGGTTGGTCTCCAGCGCGTCAACAAGTATTTGTAATAAATCAATGGAGAAAATGACCTTAGTAAGAGGCATGCAGGACGGTATGGTTGCTCCTTCCTTAGCGAGAAGTCTCCTTTCCTCATCAGTCAGAACAATCTCCTTGAACTGGAACTAAAATGgaagaaaaacatttttatttattttatgagATGTGCTGAAGAGCTGCTCAAGGACACACGTACACCACTTTGCCACACAGATTATGTCTTGTGAGATTACATTTTGTTCATGTCCTCCAGGGATAATAACTAGTAGCCGCGGGCCGATTATGTTCTCGAGCGGCTGGTcagggggccagaacataattacaaataatttgctGAATCTACTAGTTAATGATCCCTGGAGTACATTAACAAAATGTTTTCACACATTAtcttattatttgaccctgctggtcatctatgaacatttgaacactCTGGCCTTAATGGTCATGTACTCTTATAAAATCGgaatccggcacagccagaagaggactgtccacccctcagtgcctggttcctctagatttcttcctaggttcctgcctttctagggagtttttcttagccactgttctctctacatctgcattgcttgcttgatgtttgggctttttaggctgggtttctggctAAGCACTTTCTGACATCTGccgatgtaaaaagggctttagaaatacatttgaatgattgagactgcaaattgaccacaaggcCAAACagatatttgactaaaacatttcAAACcatgcttacatttgtatacaagctctctattatgcgtgggaatacttcaAAATTAAAATAACTTTGATACAATTTCCTGGTGTTGTTACAGTTTTAAATAATTGTtcatattggggggggggggcaaataaaACCACCCGGAGGCCAAATTCAGCCAGCCAGTTGTGTACTCATATAATGTACAATCTTGCCATTATAATGCCATTCTTACTAAAACAATGAGTTTGCCAATAAGTTTAATGATGAAACTGCCACTTCCATTTGCGATACTACATcaaagaagttactgcaaacaacaGACATGCGATACAACAGGATATGCACTGCCATTATTTTTTGTACCACATTGGGCGACGCTCCTCACTTCCTcttcgtcaacaaaacaaaaacagcctTTCCGGGTGACATCTTCCGAGACTTGATCATCTTGTTTCCTCGTCTATAATATATTAATTTGATTATGTGAAACTCACCAGATCAGCTTTGTTGTTCTGTGTAGAGTCCTCTATGGCGAGAGAACAGGGAAGTTCTTCACTGGAATAGATCTGTTCCACTTCCATCCCCTCACTGTCCAGGTCGTCTGATGAACAGGAGAGcacaaaaacacaacatattCATTTTTTTCTGTTCACATGAACAGTAAAGTTCTCAAACCTTACTAGGTTATTCTTTTGAAATCTTCTAGCCCAAGGACACGAGTctagtaagtcgctctggataagagcgtctgccaaatgacttaaatgtaatgtaaatgtagtgacTGGACTCAAGTCTGCTAGACTTAATCCCCAAAACATAGAAGAGATAACTGGAATTAGGTGGTGCGAGTCTAACTGATCTTTATAGTTTGAATGGGAATATTTAAGATGAATAAAGTTCATATTCAGTTAAGAGTGATTAACACAATAATTAACATATTTAAGTTTTCGCTTCCTGTAATACACATTATTTCCAGTGTTCTGTTCAAGTAAGGTTCTGTTGATAGGGATAGACACCAGACTGGAGGTACAAGGACCGAGGACACTGATTATTATTGTATTCTGTGAAACTGTGATTCTGTAGCAGCTGACAACATTACTGCATTCGATTTTGACTTCCTAAAAGGCTCTCAGCTGGCGCTTACAGACCACTTGGTACCGTCTGATTACAATTAAAAATGGCATGTCTCCAAGAGGCCAGCTAGACATTTTCTCTGCTTCTTGGAGGTGTCTCCCTGCCTGTTGCAACTTGTAATAAACCAGATTGATTTCGGATAGATTTGATCAACGACTGCTCTCCTTTTGTTTCACCTGGAAATTCCCCATTACAATAGTTGATTGGCTGGTGTGCtacattattcacgattcatgaCCAGCtgggctagtgtgtgtgtgtgttgttcccaGGTGTGACCGTACACCTCTTCATTTGCAAAGCCCCCTAAAGTTAGTCTACAGTTAGTCTGTAGACGCTCAAACTACCAACAAACTATCCAATTAGATGAATTGTCAAGAGCCAATTTGATGTCATGCAACTATTCATACCACCCAAAGCTATGAACCTGCTAGACAAGTATAAAGGTCTAGATCAACATTTACCCAGATCAATAAAGACATCCATGTCAGGCTTCTCAGCCCTCACACTCTGTAGAGCATTCATGTCTCCTCCCTGAAGTAGAGAGTAGCTGTGGTCCGTTTGTACAGCCAGGGCTTCAGGGCTCTCAGCCTGGAGCTCCAGGGCCATCAGGGGACTGTCGGAGTAGCCCGGGCTGGGCTGGGAGTACCCTGGGCTGGGTGCGGTATCACTGTCACTCCCCTGGGGGCTGGGGCAGGCCAGGAAGTTCTGTCCAACTACGCCCCCAGTGCTGCTGTCATCAGAGATGCCGCTGTCGCTGCCCAGTGGAGAGTGTGAAGCACACGAGGCAGCCTTGTTGTCTTCTCCCTCCAGCAGGCTGGACAGGAAGTCCTCAGTGTCCATGCCTGTCAGCATCTACAACAAACACAGCAGGATGTTGGTGTCCATTCAATGACTGTTTATTCCACAAAGAGAAAATGTGAAAAATTGTTATTCTGCTTTAAAGTAAGGAAGTAGTGCTGAGCAATTAGTGCTTTTCAAAGTCGTTTCGGTCGATTATAAAAAGATAATCAGGGTTTTCGATTTTGATATTTATTTTAGATATTAAATGCACtttgcattatgtgggttgaatgctgtaacactttataaaataatgaataaaagtcccatgatggtagtggctgcccattactgcttatcacatATGAATCCATAATTTAGTCAAATTACTTTACattaataaaatatttttaaattactattatttcattccaagacatcatctcatctctatagcgctgctgcctatgctgtctgacaaaaatcactattttagtagatCAAAGTAAATATGACTTCTGAATACCAACTGTCAATTACTTAGATAATGTATTTTCAGGCTCATGAAGCAACTGCTTTCTATCCCTGTCGATCGCACGTTCTCTCAGTCTCCGTGTCTGCTCCGTTCAGACCGGACAAGTTTAAGCAGGCGCGCGATGGATTATGGTTATTTTTGTTAATTACCACGCTTTCTGCACTAAACTATAGTAGAATATTGGCCTGCTGGAAACGACAACTGCCTACTACATTGCACTGTTCAGGCTtcatctgatttatctctacagGAACTGCACATCGAGCTCACCAAACGAAAACAAAATAGAATTTAAAATATTGAACCAAGGTCCGTAGTTGTTAAAAAACATCTAAAAAAATAAATGATATTTCAGTTAATCGCTCTGCACTATAAGGAAGTTTATCACATTATTGatgtaaaacaataaaataaattattCTGCTTTACTAGATACCATTACATTAATGGTTCGTTCCCTGACAATTACTGAACTCTATTAGCCAATTGGTTAGCAAACATAAAACAGTGTTATTCCTAAGTGGGAGACATACATCTTGCTCGGCGAGCCAGTTTTCTAGCTCATTCCCATCTGTGAAGAAGGGATCGTCGGCTCCAGTCTCTCCATACTGGCACAGGATCCCAAGAAGATCCACTCCATCCATATCAGGAAGATCCTCAGTGACTGACATCTGGGAAAACAGAACCATGTCACCATTACAATCAGGAAATATAAGACTTTGGTTTGGGGGCAGGTTCAGTTCAATGATGTGTGATAAGATAATTTTGACTGAACTCATTCTTGTTCAAATAAAAAGGCAAATATATAGGAATATCCTACCCAATAACTGTATCTTTTATTTTAAATTCTCTAACATGTAAATTCTGGACATGAGAaattctggagagagactaaaGTGAGAATTGACACCAGTCACTAGTGTTCGGCAGCCCCCACCCAGTATACAGCTGCGCGCTCCCATCAATGACCTCATTCTTATACATCGCCCCGCCCACTTCCCCCTTTGTCACATGAGAAGCAACAAAACAAGCCAGTCTACCTGCCGCGTTCATATGCAAGTCGGAACTAAGAAACTCGGAAAGGTCCGACTTGCTGATTCGTTGAACGCGGAAGGCGAATAAatacaaccagttagcaagtcggaGATTTCCGAGTTTCCTAATTCAGACTAGTACATGAACGCGGCATAAAATGTTCGTGATAATAGTGCACTTCAAATCTGGATGAAGTACTCACATTTGATATGAACTGCTGATACGAAAAATCTAGTTCACAAATAAATGTAAACCAGTTTGTGCTCAGTAGGCCGATGgttagttagcaagctagctagataacgttaGCCAGATACATTGTTGCCGGCCTAGTTTATCTAGCTTTCGTTAACTACAAGAAAGAGAATTGTTAGCATAGAAACATAATGTACTGACAGTGCAGACACAAGGGTTAGTAGGTAACGTtaggctagttagttagctaatcAAGAGTTTGCTTGCCATACGCAACACAACTGCATAGTTGACCAGCCAATGCATGTTCCATGACCTACCAAATTTGACAAATAACTGAACATAGCATTTCCATAAAATATAAAGAATCGATGGTCATAAACTGCACACCACGGCTTTACACATGTTTAAACTGACAGCAGCTAACGTTAATAATGTGCCAGCACGACATATTCATCTGTGCAAATATTGCTGAGGGCGTGGTCGTTGTTGTATGTGTTCGTTTATTAATAAAATAAATAGCATTAATTTATCATGTCTCAAATATACTTACCTTTCTCAGTATACTGCCTGGCAAGTTACAATAGCATTCGAGTGAATCAGTGAAGCTATTTTCGTTTTTTATTCGCCGTTACTGTATGTAGAGTACACTCTCAAGTATGACTACTCTCTTCCTGATGAAATCACCTTGCAGTTCCAACAAGACAGAAATTGCGTCATCACGTATCGACGAGTCAGCATGCGCAATATTAGTCCATTATGGGAAATGTAGTATAGTGTGTGCAATACAGTATGATCACAGTACACAGACTCAAACTATACTCAACCATGAATCAAAGGCATCGCAAATGGATGAGGTTTACTGCTTGTGAAAATGTATTCTTGATAGGATATAATGGCATTTTCTCTCATACATCTCTCGTACATCTTTGATATTTTTGTTTCTTCAGAAAATATTGAGCTGCATGAAGAGAGACATACTGAgacgagggcacgacaaagcctatttcgcctcaggagactgaaaagatttggcatgggtccccagatcctcaaaaggttctacaggtgcatcatcgagagcatcctgactggttgcatcactgcctggtatggcaactgctccgcctccgtccgcaaggcactacaaagggtagtgcgtacagcccagtacatcactggggccaagcttcctgccatccaggacctctatatcaggtggtgtcagaggaaggccctaaaaattgtcatcgactgttctctctgctaccacacggcaagcggtaccggagcgccaagtctaagtccaaaagccttaacagcttctaccccaagccataagattcctgaacagctaatcaaaggtctacccagacccctctcttatactgctgctactctctgcttATAAtctatgcatcgtcactttaactctacctacatgtacatattacctcgactaaccagcaccccctgtatatagccttgcttgtTTTTTACTGCTGGTGTTTAAttatgttacttttatttatatatatatatatacacactttttaaaatgtatttttattaacttcttaaagcattgttggttaagggcttgtaagtaagcatttcactgtaatacctgttgtattcggtgcatgtgacaaatacaatttgatttgatactgtaCATTAGGCAAACGCATCATGCCCCCTTCAGTTTCATCCACAGCTTAGAGTCTACATATGCCGATAAGCCTGATGTGTAGGCTAGTTACTGTTTCTGTACTGTAAGTAAGACATTTGGGTTGTTTCTAATCAGATACAGTCACCATTTATTGTCCATAATATAAAGCCATTAACCCTAGATGAGAAAAATATGTTTTGTAATGAACATTGACATGTGAAGTTTATCAAAACATTACAGGACAACAAAGTATTTCAGCATTTTATTTAatattttgaaaatatatattGGGCAGTAATATGGCATCATAACAATTGAAAATCAAATTATTGGCGTTGACAGGTAAGGTGTACAAATAACTGTCAACCCAACCAGGCCAATGTGTTCCTTTCAACCAGTTACCTTCTGATATCTAGCCTGGTCCcaaatctgtttgtgctcttgccaactccattgcttattgtcaagccaaacatgtTTTGCATGACAAGGAGTGACAAGAAGTTAGCATGATAGCACAAAAAGCAAAAACAGACTGGCTCTCGGGCTAAGGATATAGACATCCCAAACCTCTCCTCGAGtacccccagccaccccagttatTTTATGTATTCCAGAACTAGCACTGCTGATTCAACAAAtgaagggcttgatgattaggtAATCAGCTATGCTAGTCAGCTATGctagttctgaaatacatcaaataaGAAGTGGACTGGCTGGGGATACTCAAGGAGAAGTTTGGGAGGCAGTGTGATAGGATATCATATGCAAAATGAATAAAAATAACATGCATTTATGAAATAGGAGATGAATATGTCTAGAATCATGATGGCATGTAACTGGGAAAAAAAAGTCTCTCAAAAGCAGTGCAATAAAAAATTAGCGAGATAATCACCTCCTGATTTCTAATTCAAATCATCACATTCTTCATTCTCATTAGCCTGGATGCTTGACTCTTTCTGCATTCCACAATGCTACATCTGGTTTTACCCAGCCTCAGTCGCTATACACCAGAGTTGTATAGGATTTATTGCTGCTTGAGGTCATATGAATATACGTATGCGTTAACAGTATATCACTTTGGAGAAAAGCGTCTGCTGGATGACCGTATGAACAATTTTTGCCTTGTCTGGTAAGATAAAGTCGAAGAAACAGGCACCCAGGCTAAAGTTTATTCTCACAGAGActgatttaaaaataaaacaaatcctaACATCAATCCCAACTTTAGGatttaaataaaaaacatttatcAGCGGTTAACATTTTGTCGATAAACATTCAAGACAGAAGTTGTACTGATTTAAAATTCACCACCTCATTCCTCATTCACAGTCACATAAATGTTTACTTTATTGACAAAAAAAAACTACAACAAAAGTTCAACTAGAGGAGCGAAGGCTTTTCGTCACAGAATCACACAGAGCTTGGAGGTGTGCCGTAAGCTGTGGTACGCCTTTAGCCGGTCCTTTTTACTCACGCTGGACCCGACCACATGTGTAACCACAGGCATGCTCTCCACCGCCCGCCTCTTGTGCGCACGGTGCAACAGAATCCTATAAACGCCCGTAACAGAACTCCTACAGTCCTTCCCCTGATTATTTAATATATGCTCCGGGGTGATCCCTAGTATCTCCAGCGCCTCCCTCACCTCCGCCTCATCCTCCTCCAACTCTGAAGGCGTGCTCTCGGCCAGATAGGACGGGTCCAGTTTAAAGGGCTCCATGGCCCGAGGGAAGTctataggcagcagccactcacaGCCCATCATCTGCTCCACACTGCAGCGGTCTGAGGGCTGGGGCTGGAGGATGCCTCTGATCAGCCTCTGGCAGGGCTCCTGTACCCAGGAGGGCAGCACATAGGCCCCCTCTAGAATGCAGCGCTTCAATTTGGCCACCGTGTCCGCCCTGAAGGGCATGGTTCCTGTCACCATGAAGAACAGCATGACACCCAGGGCCCAGATGTCTACGAAGACGCCTAGGTAGTGTTCGTCCCTGAAGAGTTCAGGCGCGGCGTAGGGCGGGGAGCCGCAGAACGTGTTGAGGGTCTCATCGCGGCGGCTCACCGTGCTGAAGCCGAAGTCTCCCACCTTGACGCAGGTGCTGCAGGTGTAGAACACGTTCTCTGCCTTCAGGTCACGGTGGATGATGCTGTTGTCATGCTGTGGGGTGGGTCAAAGATTTATCTGGTTAACATACCGATATGTACCTTAAATACATCTCATACTCCTTAAATTACGTTCAATGTTGCACAACGGAAAAAAAAGAGACTGCATAATATTTATTTGGGTGGGCTCTGATGATTACACTGAAAAGTGTATGTAAGCAGGACTTCAGCCCTGGGCCATACCATGTGTTTGACAGCCGAGAGGATCTGAGAGAAGACGATCTTGCTGTCGATGTCCGACAATTTCCCCTCCATGCTAATCTTGGTGTAGAGCTCTCCTCCACCAGCATACTCCATCACCAGGTGTAACCGTGACAATGTCTCCACCACCTGTCACCCGgcaggaaggcagagagaggatGGTCAAGTTGTCTTCTGATGAACTCTGTTTAAGTGCATTGCACTGATGATCTTAGCTTCTGACCAGGCTTTGTGTTACTCATTCCttattaacagtgtgtgtgtgtgtgtgtgtgtgtgtgtgtgtgtgtgtgtgtgtgtccgaccTCGTAGAGACgtatgatgttggggtggtgtagTCTCTCCATGCTGGAGATCTCTCTGGACAGTAGCCTCTGGGTCTTCTGGTCCAGCTTGGTCTTATCCAGGATCTTAATGGCCACCTTGTCTGAAGGagaacagacagagggacatgTTCATGAAACATAGAAGTTAGTACCAAAAAGAAGAGGCTGAGATAAGGAGTAAGGCTATTTTAGCTTTTGGTGTTTTATTCTCTATTGAAAAGACTGTGCCATACTTTGTCGATGTCAACACACACTTCATTAGCATATCTGTATGCATAAGCAAGTTATGTGGCCGATGAAACGAGTGCATTCTACATTCTATTCCAAGCTAGGTGTCTTTCTCAAGTATGATGTCATAATAAGGACTGACATTTTTCATACTTTTCGGTTTCATTCTGTCACTATGATAATGGGATATTTATATTCAATATCAGTTGTGGAATGTGGTTCAATATTCCCGGGAAATGCCCAAGTCCTGACTTAACACTTGAGGGAAGAGGATGTGCTTTACAGCGATCTAACCAAAGCGATTCAAAACGCATAGCTAGCTTGCCTATCCAAAGGCGAGTATCTACAGATTTTTCTCGAAGTAGCTTGCTTGTTCTGCAGCATTGGCCATCAGTGTGTGCTTGGTGCTAGCTTCCTTTACTGCAGGAATCAGGAGAACCTACAGGAGTTGACTGAATATGAGCCAGTCAATGTTGTGGATGTAACTCCTGAGATGAGGCACGGGAGGAGCTGGATAATGTTGACTTTAACTTTGTGGAACAACTGACCATTGAAAACCTCAAGGAGAGCTATCTGATGTCTGGGGTTCAGCTCATTCCGTTGTCCCCCAGCCTTCTCCTTTACCTCCATGGCTATAATTGAATGAACAGGATTACATACAACACTCCGCATGGTGCCTGGCAACACAGAAAACAAATCGCAAACTTCCTAACTAAATGTAACACTGCTGGGCATCTCCACCCATTATCTGGGTGTGCACCAGAGCAAGCAGCTAAAGCCTATGACTGTCTCCGGGACCAAATCCCAGGACGTAGTTTTAAAAGAGCTGTAGAAGCCTAGACAAATCTGCTAACAGTTAGATATAGGCTTATTATATTGCTTTCTTTTATGCTATTGTATATTGTCAATTTTCTCTGAGGCAACTAACTCATTTGTTCGAGAGCTTGATtttcatggaaacccattttctTGATTATAGCCTATTCTAAAACAATCAAATATA harbors:
- the nim1ka gene encoding serine/threonine-protein kinase NIM1; this translates as MTAVCPSGVGPAVATVGSSRGSGAGSTGGQDRRYARWSRQDSSDIATDDEGVPARQLTPLERLNLDMCQDDRVVRELTVGRRIGFYKVRGEIGCGNFSHVKLGIHALTNDKVAIKILDKTKLDQKTQRLLSREISSMERLHHPNIIRLYEVVETLSRLHLVMEYAGGGELYTKISMEGKLSDIDSKIVFSQILSAVKHMHDNSIIHRDLKAENVFYTCSTCVKVGDFGFSTVSRRDETLNTFCGSPPYAAPELFRDEHYLGVFVDIWALGVMLFFMVTGTMPFRADTVAKLKRCILEGAYVLPSWVQEPCQRLIRGILQPQPSDRCSVEQMMGCEWLLPIDFPRAMEPFKLDPSYLAESTPSELEEDEAEVREALEILGITPEHILNNQGKDCRSSVTGVYRILLHRAHKRRAVESMPVVTHVVGSSVSKKDRLKAYHSLRHTSKLCVIL